The Vicia villosa cultivar HV-30 ecotype Madison, WI linkage group LG1, Vvil1.0, whole genome shotgun sequence genome includes a region encoding these proteins:
- the LOC131634418 gene encoding inorganic pyrophosphatase TTM1-like isoform X2, with protein MMLVESLMETMMDLKSGKPVQVPIYDFKSSSRIGYRTIEVPSSRIVIIEGIYALSEKLRPLLDLRVSVTGGVHFDLVKRVLRDIQRAGQEPEEIIHQISETVYPMYKAFIEPDLQTAHIKISNKFNPFTGFQNPTYILKSAKVVTVDQIKAVIAAEYTETKEETYDIYLLPPGDDPEACQSYLRMRNRDGKYNLMFEEWVTDSPFIISPRITFEVSVRLLGGLMALGYTIAAILKRSSHIFHDNKVSIKTDWLEQLNRQYVQVQGKDRNYVKFVAQKLGLDGSYVPRTYIEQIQLEKLVNDVMTLPDDLKTKLSIDDDSVSSPKEALSRASADRRMKYLNRDISQSFSNRRDKILPKLTKLAINNRSFNARALESPAPMANQGVIIQLSDQISTLNERMDEFTSRIEELNSNFDVKKISASQQNMALQAETCNGSGPTSHFVTGLSNGSLTGSLLPNSLSSSQLVRESPLMEEVLLVARGQRQIMHQLDTLSNLMQEYLGEKSRLGRADQAGKIRGVESFAIPMVLSLAIGAVGVFLFKGLTAKK; from the exons ATGATGCTAGTCGAATCATTGATGGAAACTATGATG GATCTTAAATCAGGGAAGCCTGTTCAGGTTCCAATATACGATTTCAAGTCTAGTTCTCGCATCGGATACAG AACTATTGAAGTCCCTAGCTCCCGTATCGTAATCATTGAAGGCATCTATGCCTTAAGTGAAAAATTGCGACCATTGCTTGATCTTCGTGTTTCTGTCACCGGTGGAGTTCATTTTGACCTTGTCAAGCGTGTTCTGCGGGACATTCAACGAGCTGGTCAAGAGCCTGAAGAAATAATTCATCAAATCTCTGAAACG GTATATCCCATGTATAAAGCTTTTATAGAGCCAGATCTCCAAACAGCGCATATAAAAATTAGTAACAAGTTTAATCCATTCACTGGATTCCAGAATCCCACCTACATATTGAAG TCAGCAAAAGTTGTGACAGTGGATCAAATCAAGGCAGTTATTGCTGCAGAGTATACTGAAACCAAAGAGGAAACATATGACATTTATCTTCTACCCCCCGGAGACGACCCTGAAGCATGCCAATCATATTTGAGAATGAGAAACCGGGATGGAAAATACAATCTTATGTTTGAG GAATGGGTTACGGATAGTCCATTCATTATATCACCTAGAATTACTTTTGAGGTCAGTGTGCGTCTGCTTGGAGGGCTGATGGCCTTGGGGTATACAATTGCAGCAATCCTGAAAAGAAGCAGCCATATCTTTCACGACAATAAAGTGTCCATAAAAACTGATTGGTTAGAACAACTTAATCGCCAATATGTCCAG GTGCAAGGGAAAGATAGAAACTATGTTAAGTTTGTAGCGCAGAAACTGGGTTTGGATGGTTCCTATGTTCCTCGCACTTACATTGAACAAATTCAGCTAGAAAAGCTTGTAAATGATGTGATG ACACTGCCAGATGATCTGAAGACAAAACTAAGCATAGACGATGATTCAGTTTCAAGCCCCAAAGAAGCACTTTCTAGAGCTTCTGCAGATAGGAGAATGAAATATCTTAATCG TGATATTTCACAGTCATTTTCAAATCGAAGAGACAAGATTCTACCTAAGTTGACTAAACTTGCTATAAATAACAGAAGTTTTAATGCGAGAGCTTTAGAATCACCTGCTCCCATGGCTAACCAA GGAGTTATCATTCAACTGTCTGATCAAATTTCCACCCTAAATGAAAGAATGGACGAGTTCACCTCCCGTATTGAAGAGCTGAATTCAAACTTCGATGTTAAAAAAATTTCAGCCAGTCAACAAAACATGGCTTTACAGGCTGAGACCTGCAATGGCTCCGGCCCCACTTCTCACTTTGTTACTGGATTAAGCAATGGTTCATTGACTGGATCATTACTTCCTAATTCTCTGTCATCCTCTCAATTGGTTAGAGAGTCTCCGCTAATGGAAGAG GTATTACTTGTTGCCCGAGGACAACGTCAAATCATGCATCAACTAGACACTCTGAGCAATCTTATGCAGGAATACTTAGGAGAAAAATCGCGGCTGGGAAGAGCAGACCAGGCAGGCAAAATACGTGGAGTTGAATCCTTTGCCATCCCTATGGTTCTGTCTTTAGCCATTGGTGCTGTTGGCGTGTTCTTATTCAAGGGTTTGACAGCTAAAAAATAA
- the LOC131634465 gene encoding uncharacterized protein LOC131634465, whose amino-acid sequence MLRRNVRLRREYLYRKSLEGNERVLYEKKRKVREALQDGKPIPTELRNEEVALRSQIDLEDVNTAVPTTHIDDEYAFADEKDPKIMLTTSRDPSAPLKKFVKELSTVFPNAQRINRGGQVISDIIDACRSHDYTDVILVHEHRGVPAGLTVYHLPFGPTACFSLLNVVTRHEIKDKKGLGTMPEAYPHIILNNFSTKLGERTSNILKHLFPVPKPDAERIVSFSNNSDYIEFRHHIYNKRAGPNSVEMKEIGPRFDLRLYQIKLKLGTVDQAEAQIEWVFKPYMNTTKRRKFL is encoded by the exons ATGTTGCGTAGAAACGTCCGTTTGCGGAGAGAGTATTTGTATAGAAAAAGCTTAGAAGGAAACGAGCGTGTTCTTTATGAGAAGAAGCGCAAAGTCAGAGAAGCTCTTCAAG ATGGTAAACCTATACCAACTGAGCTTAGAAACGAGGAGGTTGCACTTCGTAGTCAAATTGATCTGGAAGATGTAAACACAGCTG TTCCAACAACACACATTGATGACGAGTATGCATTTGCTGATGAGAAAGATCCTAAAATTATGCTCACCACATCAAGGGATCCAAGCGCTCCTCTTAAAAAGTTTGTAAAGGAGTTGAGTACTGTCTTTCCCAATGCTCAAAGAATAAACCGTGGCGGTCAG GTTATTTCAGATATTATAGATGCTTGCAGATCGCACGACTATACAGATGTAATCTTGGTTCATGAACATCGTGGCGTGCCGGCTGGTTTAACTGTTTACCATCTACCATTTGGCCCAACTGCATGTTTTAGTTTACTCAATGTG GTTACAAGAcatgaaattaaagataaaaaaggtCTTGGAACCATGCCGGAAGCTTATCCACATATTATACTTAATAATTTCTCAACTAAG TTAGGTGAAAGGACTTCCAATATTCTAAAGCATCTGTTTCCGGTGCCAAAACCTGATGCAGAGCGTATTGTCTCTTTTTCCAACAATTCGGACTATATCGAGTTCAG GCATCATATATATAACAAACGTGCAGGTCCTAACTCTGTAGAAATGAAGGAAATTGGTCCACGGTTTGATTTGCGACTATATCAG ATAAAATTAAAATTGGGAACAGTGGATCAAGCTGAAGCTCAAATAGAATGGGTCTTCAAACCATACATGAACACTACCAAGAGGCGGAAGTTTCTCTGA
- the LOC131634418 gene encoding inorganic pyrophosphatase TTM1-like isoform X1 — protein sequence MAQTVVSGAESPRRRHGLLRDQVQLVKRKDSSDRYEIVPIQDSLSFEKGFFIVIRACQLLAQNNDGIVLVGVAGPSGAGKTVFTDKVFSFMPSIAVISMDNYNDASRIIDGNYDDPRLTDYDTLLKNIQDLKSGKPVQVPIYDFKSSSRIGYRTIEVPSSRIVIIEGIYALSEKLRPLLDLRVSVTGGVHFDLVKRVLRDIQRAGQEPEEIIHQISETVYPMYKAFIEPDLQTAHIKISNKFNPFTGFQNPTYILKSAKVVTVDQIKAVIAAEYTETKEETYDIYLLPPGDDPEACQSYLRMRNRDGKYNLMFEEWVTDSPFIISPRITFEVSVRLLGGLMALGYTIAAILKRSSHIFHDNKVSIKTDWLEQLNRQYVQVQGKDRNYVKFVAQKLGLDGSYVPRTYIEQIQLEKLVNDVMTLPDDLKTKLSIDDDSVSSPKEALSRASADRRMKYLNRDISQSFSNRRDKILPKLTKLAINNRSFNARALESPAPMANQGVIIQLSDQISTLNERMDEFTSRIEELNSNFDVKKISASQQNMALQAETCNGSGPTSHFVTGLSNGSLTGSLLPNSLSSSQLVRESPLMEEVLLVARGQRQIMHQLDTLSNLMQEYLGEKSRLGRADQAGKIRGVESFAIPMVLSLAIGAVGVFLFKGLTAKK from the exons ATGGCACAAACCGTTGTTTCCGGCGCCGAATCGCCTCGCCGTCGTCATGGTTTACTCCGCGATCAAGTTCAATTAGTTAAACGAAAAGATTCTTCCGATCGCTATGAAATTGTTCCGATTCAAGATTCTTTATCGTTTGAGAAAGGATTCTTCATTGTTATTCGTGCTTGTCAGTTATTGGCTCAAAACAATGATGGAATTGTGTTGGTAGGAGTTGCAGGTCCTTCTGGAGCGGGGAAAACTGTTTTTACTGATAAGGTTTTCAGTTTCATGCCGAGTATTGCTGTTATAAGCATGGACAATTATAATGATGCTAGTCGAATCATTGATGGAAACTATGATG ACCCTCGATTGACGGATTATGACACCTTGCTAAAAAATATACAGGATCTTAAATCAGGGAAGCCTGTTCAGGTTCCAATATACGATTTCAAGTCTAGTTCTCGCATCGGATACAG AACTATTGAAGTCCCTAGCTCCCGTATCGTAATCATTGAAGGCATCTATGCCTTAAGTGAAAAATTGCGACCATTGCTTGATCTTCGTGTTTCTGTCACCGGTGGAGTTCATTTTGACCTTGTCAAGCGTGTTCTGCGGGACATTCAACGAGCTGGTCAAGAGCCTGAAGAAATAATTCATCAAATCTCTGAAACG GTATATCCCATGTATAAAGCTTTTATAGAGCCAGATCTCCAAACAGCGCATATAAAAATTAGTAACAAGTTTAATCCATTCACTGGATTCCAGAATCCCACCTACATATTGAAG TCAGCAAAAGTTGTGACAGTGGATCAAATCAAGGCAGTTATTGCTGCAGAGTATACTGAAACCAAAGAGGAAACATATGACATTTATCTTCTACCCCCCGGAGACGACCCTGAAGCATGCCAATCATATTTGAGAATGAGAAACCGGGATGGAAAATACAATCTTATGTTTGAG GAATGGGTTACGGATAGTCCATTCATTATATCACCTAGAATTACTTTTGAGGTCAGTGTGCGTCTGCTTGGAGGGCTGATGGCCTTGGGGTATACAATTGCAGCAATCCTGAAAAGAAGCAGCCATATCTTTCACGACAATAAAGTGTCCATAAAAACTGATTGGTTAGAACAACTTAATCGCCAATATGTCCAG GTGCAAGGGAAAGATAGAAACTATGTTAAGTTTGTAGCGCAGAAACTGGGTTTGGATGGTTCCTATGTTCCTCGCACTTACATTGAACAAATTCAGCTAGAAAAGCTTGTAAATGATGTGATG ACACTGCCAGATGATCTGAAGACAAAACTAAGCATAGACGATGATTCAGTTTCAAGCCCCAAAGAAGCACTTTCTAGAGCTTCTGCAGATAGGAGAATGAAATATCTTAATCG TGATATTTCACAGTCATTTTCAAATCGAAGAGACAAGATTCTACCTAAGTTGACTAAACTTGCTATAAATAACAGAAGTTTTAATGCGAGAGCTTTAGAATCACCTGCTCCCATGGCTAACCAA GGAGTTATCATTCAACTGTCTGATCAAATTTCCACCCTAAATGAAAGAATGGACGAGTTCACCTCCCGTATTGAAGAGCTGAATTCAAACTTCGATGTTAAAAAAATTTCAGCCAGTCAACAAAACATGGCTTTACAGGCTGAGACCTGCAATGGCTCCGGCCCCACTTCTCACTTTGTTACTGGATTAAGCAATGGTTCATTGACTGGATCATTACTTCCTAATTCTCTGTCATCCTCTCAATTGGTTAGAGAGTCTCCGCTAATGGAAGAG GTATTACTTGTTGCCCGAGGACAACGTCAAATCATGCATCAACTAGACACTCTGAGCAATCTTATGCAGGAATACTTAGGAGAAAAATCGCGGCTGGGAAGAGCAGACCAGGCAGGCAAAATACGTGGAGTTGAATCCTTTGCCATCCCTATGGTTCTGTCTTTAGCCATTGGTGCTGTTGGCGTGTTCTTATTCAAGGGTTTGACAGCTAAAAAATAA
- the LOC131634418 gene encoding inorganic pyrophosphatase TTM1-like isoform X3: MAQTVVSGAESPRRRHGLLRDQVQLVKRKDSSDRYEIVPIQDSLSFEKGFFIVIRACQLLAQNNDGIVLVGVAGPSGAGKTVFTDKVFSFMPSIAVISMDNYNDASRIIDGNYDDPRLTDYDTLLKNIQDLKSGKPVQVPIYDFKSSSRIGYRTIEVPSSRIVIIEGIYALSEKLRPLLDLRVSVTGGVHFDLVKRVLRDIQRAGQEPEEIIHQISETVYPMYKAFIEPDLQTAHIKISNKFNPFTGFQNPTYILKSAKVVTVDQIKAVIAAEYTETKEETYDIYLLPPGDDPEACQSYLRMRNRDGKYNLMFEEWVTDSPFIISPRITFEVSVRLLGGLMALGYTIAAILKRSSHIFHDNKVSIKTDWLEQLNRQYVQVQGKDRNYVKFVAQKLGLDGSYVPRTYIEQIQLEKLVNDVMTLPDDLKTKLSIDDDSVSSPKEALSRASADRRMKYLNRDISQSFSNRRDKILPKLTKLAINNRSFNARALESPAPMANQLAGSYHSTV; the protein is encoded by the exons ATGGCACAAACCGTTGTTTCCGGCGCCGAATCGCCTCGCCGTCGTCATGGTTTACTCCGCGATCAAGTTCAATTAGTTAAACGAAAAGATTCTTCCGATCGCTATGAAATTGTTCCGATTCAAGATTCTTTATCGTTTGAGAAAGGATTCTTCATTGTTATTCGTGCTTGTCAGTTATTGGCTCAAAACAATGATGGAATTGTGTTGGTAGGAGTTGCAGGTCCTTCTGGAGCGGGGAAAACTGTTTTTACTGATAAGGTTTTCAGTTTCATGCCGAGTATTGCTGTTATAAGCATGGACAATTATAATGATGCTAGTCGAATCATTGATGGAAACTATGATG ACCCTCGATTGACGGATTATGACACCTTGCTAAAAAATATACAGGATCTTAAATCAGGGAAGCCTGTTCAGGTTCCAATATACGATTTCAAGTCTAGTTCTCGCATCGGATACAG AACTATTGAAGTCCCTAGCTCCCGTATCGTAATCATTGAAGGCATCTATGCCTTAAGTGAAAAATTGCGACCATTGCTTGATCTTCGTGTTTCTGTCACCGGTGGAGTTCATTTTGACCTTGTCAAGCGTGTTCTGCGGGACATTCAACGAGCTGGTCAAGAGCCTGAAGAAATAATTCATCAAATCTCTGAAACG GTATATCCCATGTATAAAGCTTTTATAGAGCCAGATCTCCAAACAGCGCATATAAAAATTAGTAACAAGTTTAATCCATTCACTGGATTCCAGAATCCCACCTACATATTGAAG TCAGCAAAAGTTGTGACAGTGGATCAAATCAAGGCAGTTATTGCTGCAGAGTATACTGAAACCAAAGAGGAAACATATGACATTTATCTTCTACCCCCCGGAGACGACCCTGAAGCATGCCAATCATATTTGAGAATGAGAAACCGGGATGGAAAATACAATCTTATGTTTGAG GAATGGGTTACGGATAGTCCATTCATTATATCACCTAGAATTACTTTTGAGGTCAGTGTGCGTCTGCTTGGAGGGCTGATGGCCTTGGGGTATACAATTGCAGCAATCCTGAAAAGAAGCAGCCATATCTTTCACGACAATAAAGTGTCCATAAAAACTGATTGGTTAGAACAACTTAATCGCCAATATGTCCAG GTGCAAGGGAAAGATAGAAACTATGTTAAGTTTGTAGCGCAGAAACTGGGTTTGGATGGTTCCTATGTTCCTCGCACTTACATTGAACAAATTCAGCTAGAAAAGCTTGTAAATGATGTGATG ACACTGCCAGATGATCTGAAGACAAAACTAAGCATAGACGATGATTCAGTTTCAAGCCCCAAAGAAGCACTTTCTAGAGCTTCTGCAGATAGGAGAATGAAATATCTTAATCG TGATATTTCACAGTCATTTTCAAATCGAAGAGACAAGATTCTACCTAAGTTGACTAAACTTGCTATAAATAACAGAAGTTTTAATGCGAGAGCTTTAGAATCACCTGCTCCCATGGCTAACCAA CTGGCAGGGAGTTATCATTCAACTGTCTGA